A stretch of the Corythoichthys intestinalis isolate RoL2023-P3 chromosome 22, ASM3026506v1, whole genome shotgun sequence genome encodes the following:
- the mllt11 gene encoding protein AF1q, producing MDKRSSQYDSFLFWRQPIPALDMSELRDLGLLDAGNESVGSGRQEEELSEFSSFNYWREPIADVDALLADLNLLL from the exons ATGGACAAGAGAAGCAGCCAGTATGATTCCTTCCTGTTCTGGAGGCAACCCATCCCGGCGTTGGATATGTCTGAGCTGCGAGACCTGGGTTTGCTCGACGCCGGAAATGAGTCTGTCGGATCAGGCCGGCAA GAGGAAGAGCTGAGCGAGTTCTCCTCATTCAACTATTGGAGGGAGCCCATCGCTGACGTGGATGCACTCCTCGCCGACCTCAACCTGCTACTCTGA
- the LOC130910796 gene encoding GA-binding protein subunit beta-2-like, translating to MSLVDLGKRLLEAARKGLDDEVRNLMANGAPFTTDWLGTSPLHLAAQHGHYSTADVLLRAGVSRDARTKVDRTPLHMAAAEGHTIIVELLVRSGADINAKDMLKMTALHWAAQHGHHGVVESLIKHGADVHALSKFDKTPLDIAVDIQNTDLMLLLQEGMQNQVNMNQVSVNVESGNAANPPQFIIQGIPSIQGGVVNLADLLNKAGTGESEEAMAANALDPNIQHAAVVNEGGQRVITIVTDQHGNLQTGGMSQPFFVTMQHGQQMLAVPANTVTEEVVTDESQAPPSRKRKLEVANNHNDTGETELLQRQLQEANRKAQEYRQQLMRKEQEAEEYRIKLEAMAQNQAGAANVSPEEVVGGGDDEDDATAAANVVEEEGQMVVLQEGGIIMEGDEGRVTLVETAGGGETAGASA from the exons ATGTCGTTGGTGGACCTTGGCAAGCGTCTGCTAGAGGCGGCGCGAAAAGGTCTGGACGATGAGGTACGCAACCTGATGGCCAACGGAGCGCCCTTTACCACCGACTGG TTGGGGACCTCTCCCCTACACCTGGCGGCCCAACACGGCCACTACTCGACGGCCGACGTCCTTTTGCGAGCGGGAGTCAGTCGTGACGCGCGCACCAAAGTGGACCGGACGCCTCTGCACATGGCCGCCGCTGAGGGGCACACTATCATCGTAGAGCTGCTGGTCAGG AGCGGCGCCGACATCAACGCCAAAGACATGCTGAAGATGACGGCGCTCCATTGGGCGGCGCAGCACGGCCACCATGGCGTGGTGGAGAGCCTCATCAAGCATGGCGCCGACGTGCACGCGCTAAGCAAGTTCGACAAGACGCCGCTGGACATCGCTGTCGATATTCAGAACACTGATCTCATGCTGCTGTTACAG gaggGCATGCAGAACCAGGTGAACATGAACCAGGTGAGCGTCAACGTGGAGTCTGGCAACGCCGCCAACCCACCACAGTTCATCATCCAGGGCATCCCCTCCATCCAAGGGGGAGTCGTCAACCTGGCAGACCTGCTCAACAAAGCCGGCACGG GAGAATCGGAGGAAGCTATGGCAGCCAACGCTCTGGACCCCAACATCCAGCACGCCGCCGTGGTCAACGAGGGAGGTCAGAGGGTCATCACTATCGTCACCGACCAACACGGTAATCTGCAGACCGGCGGGATGTCGCAGCCTTTCTTCGTCACCATGCAGCACGGACAGCAAA TGCTGGCGGTGCCCGCCAACACCGTCACCGAGGAGGTGGTGACGGACGAGTCGCAGGCTCCACCTTCCAGGAAGAGAAAGTTGGAGGTGGCCAATAATCACAATGACACAGGAGAAACG GAGCTGCTGCAGAGGCAACTGCAGGAGGCCAACAGAAAGGCGCAGGAGTACCGGCAGCAGCTGATGCGTAAGGAGCAGGAGGCCGAGGAGTACCGCATCAAATTGGAAGCCATGGCCCAGAACCAGGCCGGCGCCGCCAACGTCAGCCCCGAGGAGGTGGTGGGCGGGGGCGACGACGAGGACGATGCCACCGCCGCGGCCAACGTGGTGGAAGAAGAGGGCCAAATGGTGGTGCTGCAGGAAGGCGGCATCATCATGGAGGGCGACGAAGGTCGCGTCACCCTGGTGGAGACGGCAGGCGGAGGCGAAACCGCCGGTGCCAGCGCCTAA